One Alternaria dauci strain A2016 chromosome 6, whole genome shotgun sequence DNA window includes the following coding sequences:
- a CDS encoding 40S ribosomal protein uS19, whose protein sequence is MADADYDPEAAAALKAKRAFRKFSYRGVDLDQLLDLGSEELRDLVHARARRRFNRGLKRKPMGLIKKLRKSKQEAKPNEKPDLVKTHLRDMIVVPEMIGSVIGVYSGKEFNQVEIKPEMVGHYLAEFSISYRPVKHGRPGIGATHSSRFIPLK, encoded by the exons ATGGCTGACGCTGACTACGATCCCGAGGCCGCAGCTG CCCTTAAGGCCAAGAGGGCGTTCCGCAAGTTCTCTTACCGTGGCGTTGACCTCGACCA GCTCCTCGACCTCGGCTCTGAGGAACTCCGCGACCTCGTCCACGCCCGTGCCCGCCGCAGGTTCAACCGTGGCCTCAAGCGCAAGCCCATGGGCCTCATCAAGAAGCTCAGGAAGTCCAAGC AGGAGGCCAAGCCCAACGAGAAGCCCGACCTCGTCAAGACCCACCTCCGTGACATGATTGTCGTCCCCGAGATGATCGGCAGCGTCATTGGTGTCTACTCCGGAAAGGAGTTCAACCAGGTCGAAATCAAGCCCGAGATGGTCGGCCACTACCTCGCAGAGTTCTCCATCTCATACAGGCCCGTCAAGCACGGAAGGCCGGGTATTGGTGCCACTCACTCTTCCCGTTTCATTCCTCTCAAGTAA
- a CDS encoding ribosomal protein P2: MKHLAAYLLLGLGGNTSPSAADVKAVLESVGIEADSDRLDKLISELEGKDINELIQSGSEKLASVPSGGAGGAPASGGAAAAGGAGEAEAAPEAAKEEEKEESDEDMGFGLFD; this comes from the exons ATGAAGCACCTCGCGGCATACCTCCTCCTCGGCCTTGGTGGCAACACCTCGCCCTCCGCTGCCGACGTCAAG GCCGTCCTTGAGTCCGTTGGTATCGAGGCTGACTCCGACCGTCTTGACAAGCTCATCTCCGAGCTTGAGGGCAAGGACATCAACGAGCTGATCCAGTCTGGTTCCGAGAAGCTTGCTTCCGTTCCCTCCGGCGGTGCCGGTGGTGCCCCCGCTTCCGGTGGTGCTGCTGCCGCTGGTGGCGCCGGTGAGGCTGAGGCCGCTCCTGAGGCTGCcaaggaggaggagaaggaggagtCTGACGAGGACATGGGTTTCGGTCTCTTCGACTAA